aaatgtgctggtgaaagttgggagctactatcttcccatagattttgttgttttggaaatggatgagaatcctatttaccccatcattctgggaagaccattcctagccatagccagagcactcatagatgtagagAGAGGAGAGTTAATGCTGAGAATACATGACGAGCAGCTCGTTTTCAATGTCTTCAACCTCTCACAAGAAGCAAGTCAAGAGAACAAGGAATCAAGAGAAGAGCAGAATGAAACACTGGTGCAAGAAACAATCAGTGAAGCACAAGAAACACAACTAGAAATCTCATTGGTTGGCAAGCCATATATTCAAGAAGAATCTCATCCAAAGGTAACTCAAGGGAAGCTGAGCAAACCAGAGTCATGCAAAGCTAGCAACAAAGAGTCCTTAGagaaagagtaaaaaaaaaaacaagacaacatcaatggaaacaaagaagaaagttccaaggggatggagaaataagaaaattcctaCAGAAAATTTCTCGCCAGGTGATGAAGTGATATCTACATACTttccatctataccacctcacctCCCCACTATTCCATTTCAGCTGCATCTTGTGTACACTATCAACAAAATCTTATCCTTAGAGCAtatggagcttatcaacaaagCCAATGGACACAGGTTCACTGCAAGAGGAGAAGATTTCAAACACCACCAACCACCCTGACAAGGGTCAACCGTCAAactaatgacgttaaagaagcacttcatgggaggcaaTCCATGTTCTATACCTCTTTTCTTAAATctctaataatagtaataaggcAATTTCCATGgaatttcaaatcaattttgacAACTAATATAAAGCTCCTCTACATGCAATGTACAATatatgataagtttggtgtttaaaGCACACCAAGTGAGGTTTGAACACACCCTATGAGGAAGATTTATTCCCCAAACTTGTTGCACCATgtgatcacaaacaagtttggtgtaccaacaTGCATGCATGGAAAGCTTAATGGTTGATTGATTTGCATTCATGGAAAGTATTTAGTCatgtaaaaacaaaagaaaaagaaatatttttttaaagttcaCACTTGTTCccaccaaaaatttcaaataacccATTGCATTTTTTTTCGTGTATAGGGAATCAATAAGgacattgatggtacttgatGGGGCAATTGAAGAAGGGAGATTCGGCCAAGGGAATTTCACACTTGTCTTCATGGGAATGTCCTTGGAAGTGTTGTCATGCAACATTGGGAATAGATAATTTTGAAGACCGAACCAAGACCCCATAAAGgaggtgatccttgtgctcaatcaatccaaaaccccaaccgtccactatCAAATAACACTATCAATCCACACTCTTCAATCAATTGCCAtcttcctatataaaccccttcatACAACCTCCCCATACACGCTTATTCTCACCCTTCCCACTCCCTCTTTTCGGGCATATCCTCTACCAAAGGCTTCACAAACACCTTCCTAGCCATCATGAGAATTAACTATACTACATGGCATCATCAAGTTCCAAAAGGCGAAGAGGAAAGGAACCCATGGAGCAGCCTTCCTTCGACGCCGGGAGATTCAGAACAACCTTCCATGAGCTCGAGTTCGAACGATTAAAGGACAAGAAGATACTGCCTGAATCAACATTCCAGTTCAATGAAGATGAATGTCCACAAATTCGGGAGAAGATTGAGAAAAGGGGTTGGCAAAAGCTCACTAACCCAGAAGCAAGGGTAAATGCAACTCTCATCAGggaattttatgaaaatatgGTTAGAGAAAACAAGACCATAACCCCCACCTTCAAAAGCTATGTAAGAGGAACAGAGGTAGATTTCAGCCCAAATGCTATAATTAGAACTCTTCATCTTAAATCACCACACTTTGTTGAGCTCAGGTACCAAGAAAGAATGAACAATGGCCCCGACAATGATGAACTGGAAGAAATTGTAGGTGACATATGCATTGTGGGATCTGACTGGGAAAGGTATTCGGATAAGAGATACCATTTCATCAGGAGAGGAGACCTCATCCCAGAagccaagggatggtttgaGCTTGTGAGACGATCTATCCTTCCAACTGCAAACAATTCTGAGGTCAACATTGCTCGAGCTACCATGGTACATTGTTTAATAAAAGGTGGAAGCATCAATGTACACGAAATTATAGCTGAAGGAATCCAAGAATCAGCGGAGAAGAAAGATTCAGGTGCTAGACTTTGTACCCCAGCACCATCCTTAGATTATGCATGAAAGCCAAGGTAGTCTTTGAACTTGGGTAGGTCTTGGGAGATCACTTACACTCCAACGCATAACCCATGTGACTCCAGCTGAACAGCAGAAAAGACCCCATATAAGGAAGAGGACATCAGAAGAAGCACAAGAGGAATAACCTATCCAAGAAGAAACCCAACCAACAGGACATCATCAAGATAGGTATTATGACCCAACCAACATCAATTTAGGTCACATCCGAGGAGCCATTGACGATATATCAAGAATATACATGGAAGGACAAGAACAACAATTGCAATTTCAATCTCAGAGAATGGATCGTCAAGAGGAAATGCTAACAAATTGGATGAATCAACAAAGGGAATGGCAGAAACAGCTAATGGAGCAGCAACAAGAGTACTACTCTCAGCTTACTCAAGCCATCAGTCAAGTGTCTGAAAGGCAAGAAAGCCAAGATAAACGCCTCCAGGAACTCAATCAACGCCAGATGACTCAAATGAAAGCATTCAACAAATTCAGCGTACTCAATGAAGGAAGGCAACTGCATCGAGAAGAATTCATCATCAACACTCAAGAAAGGTTAAACTATATGACTGAGCATATGCATCACTTGCACCCTGACATCCCAAGTTATGAGGCAGTTCACAAGAACTTAACAGAACAAGAAGAGGGGAAGGTGAAAcagcaagaagaagatggaggatgcCGGTTTCTGGAAAAAGCTGATGGGGAAGCGCAAGGGGAATGGAGACTCAAGTAATCAAGGAGAATCCCAAGGGAGCAAAAGATCATGAGCAGGCCAACAAGTGAgaggtggtgaagttccttcttagtttacctttttcaaagctttaaataaggaaaatcatgtatgaaatagaacatgcttccatgagtAGTTTAGGAATTTCAATTCTGCATTTAGGTTTCGTTGCTTAGGTTAAGTGTGCTAGCTTAATGTCTTGAGTGTTCACTTTcatctttcttacttgtatgcttgtctctttaagttaatcaaaaagaaaatgttatgaaaagaacaagagtggagtatTTTGTGAAGTACATTCTGAATGTTTATGGTAggttgattagtaagctaagttggttcaccaaagaaggaaagaaagcaactatctatcctaagTCCTTTGTTTGAGACACACCCTTTGAGACATGctaaataataagatcccaataagaaaagagaaagagcaataaaagtgaaaaagaaagagacacaataagaaacaatgctaggcatcaagggtttcaaaattgaggcatgtgtctgtggtgtctATGTACAaaggatatacttggatgaataagctcttaggggtgcattatcacttggtaacttggattaactaatatgggattatcagctgaaagtccactatcaagagtaacatTTGCTACAAAatacttagtaacccaaagaggtgctggacaccaaggtctcaagaaaggaaaataacaaaccatatgcctgtggtgtgtatgtatgagggaaatagacttgagggagtaagtccttaggaaaccaactggtttgggagtgttggctgaaagcttatcataaagagtcgccctcttacaaagcacttagcaaaaagaaaaataaactttgaaaaagaaggaaggatcaatTAGAAAGAAGTCTTAAAAAGTGCAATCAAGAAAGTGACTAAGgatttgataaaggcttgaaacctaaagggaaagaacctaagttgatatgcatgaaaccccataaaccaggaatgctacttctattttatcttcttgttatttcatttcattcttcttatgcttcagtacttgcttagggacaagcaagctttaagtttggtgttgt
The Arachis duranensis cultivar V14167 chromosome 5, aradu.V14167.gnm2.J7QH, whole genome shotgun sequence genome window above contains:
- the LOC107489484 gene encoding uncharacterized protein LOC107489484, coding for MEGQEQQLQFQSQRMDRQEEMLTNWMNQQREWQKQLMEQQQEYYSQLTQAISQVSERQESQDKRLQELNQRQMTQMKAFNKFSVLNEGRQLHREEFIINTQERLNYMTEHMHHLHPDIPSYEAVHKNLTEQEEGKVKQQEEDGGCRFLEKADGEAQGEWRLK